The Amycolatopsis solani genome segment CACCGACGCGGACCTCGTCGCGGTGGACGGCTACGGGCTCGGCGACCGCGAGCCGACCGGCGACAAGCCGGCCCCGAAACTCGACGCGGCGGCCCGCGCGGCCCTGGAGGGCCCGCGGGGGTGCGCGGCCAAGGCCGGCGAAGAACAGCGCCGCGGCGGCCCGGAGCTCGATCGCGACCTGCCGCGCCGGCTCGCCTCCGAAAGCTTCGCCCGATCGCGGGGCGCCCCGGAGGTGACCGACGTCGTCCGGAAGTGGTCGGACTGCATGCGCGCCGGCGGGTTCGCCTACGACGACCCGCTCGCCCCGCCGGCGGACCCGCGGTGGGCCGGGCCGGGCAAGCCGGCCGCGGCCGAGATCGCGACGGCGACCGCGGACCTCGAGTGCAAGCGGCGCACCAACCTGGTCGGCGTGTGGTTCACCGCCGAGACCGCCGTCCAGCGCGGCCTGGTCGACGGCAACCGCGCCGCGCTGGAGTCGATCCGGCGGGCCGCCGACGCCGAGCTGGCGTTGTCGCGGCGGCTGCTCACCCCCTGAACCGGCGCGGCGGACCGGCCGCGTGGAAACAAAGATCGGAGTGCAACGATGCGAAAGCTCATGACCAGAGCCGGGATCGTGCTCGGCACGCTCGCGCTCGCCGTCGGCGTGGCGGCGGGACCGGCGGCGGCCGCCCCCGCCCCACCCGCGCCCACGACGTCGCACGACTCGGCAGTGGGCCAGGGCAAGGCACCGAGCCCGGTGAAGAAACGCGGCGACGCCACCACGAACGTCTCACCGGGCAACGGCGTCTGCGAAGTGTTCGAGTTCTGCCTGTTCCGGCTGAGCGGCTTCCAGGGCAGCATGGTCGACATCTTCCGGAACGTGCCGAACTACGCCGGGGTCCTGTACTTCGTGTGGGCCCCCGGGGTCGGCGAGCCGATCGCGAACAACAGCCAAAGCGCCTTCAACGGCGACCCGGACTACTTCGTGATCACCTGCACCGACCCGGGCTACAGCGGCCAGTGCGGGTACATCCCCCCGATCAACGGCGGGGACTTCCTGCCCGACTTCTTCCTCAACGTGGAGTCGCACTACTTCACCTGACCGAGGCGGAACCGGACCGGCCGGGCGGTGCTCCGGCAAAGTCAGGTCGGGCCGGCCAGTCCGGCGGATGCGCCCCAATGTGGCGTTCGGTGCGTTGGACGCACCGAACGCCACATTGGGTGCATCCGGGACCGGACCCTGGCCCGGATGGGCGGGGCGAGTTCCGAGCCCAGTGCAACGCGTCCCCGGCGAACGGCAGCGTCCCCGGTGACGCTGCCGTAACGCCGCGAAAGCGCTGGTGCGACGGCTCGGATGCCATCCTGCTGGCCCTATGCCAGTGCCCGTCAAGGTCCACGCACCACAGCCGGCGACGCCGGTGGTTTCCGTGGTGCCGGAAGCACCGGGGGCGGCCGGGCCGGTGCGGGAGGCCGGGCCCGCGGTGGCCGGGA includes the following:
- a CDS encoding peptidase inhibitor family I36 protein is translated as MTRAGIVLGTLALAVGVAAGPAAAAPAPPAPTTSHDSAVGQGKAPSPVKKRGDATTNVSPGNGVCEVFEFCLFRLSGFQGSMVDIFRNVPNYAGVLYFVWAPGVGEPIANNSQSAFNGDPDYFVITCTDPGYSGQCGYIPPINGGDFLPDFFLNVESHYFT